One region of Drosophila teissieri strain GT53w chromosome 2L, Prin_Dtei_1.1, whole genome shotgun sequence genomic DNA includes:
- the LOC122611519 gene encoding uncharacterized protein LOC122611519 isoform X5: protein MMNLNLYEDNILNSCWKAGCRKSRKSFAQLDRNEIADVDLVACCKQITELIEKNTLGTRSNVLAKKNKPNVLFKDISRLFLGVTDIFRCKVDLLLWDTKLLLDQCTRTNLDYVRTTTKSLVVNKSEIQIQRNRKRVITKKSKVTASKRARLQESELLDEFAQDYFEKMLSECQMWLLDCKQHGKEECDESIELNRSCTKSKSYHSITITEEIEFVEDHSVIMPSNGFGEAEGADLTIFQELYPKDATRNSLKRHSTTEDPTDILPDKMPRLDDWQIFQADNAIMTQIFQHNIEPAKVTQIVCEPLLPEVLNSFVEIKFSKPMNRKRKLIVDKRIEYTREQLVKHRQKYIHDCISREVNVPKPWVFPKPPSELFL, encoded by the exons ATGATGAACTTAAATTTATATGAGGACAACATCCTTAATTCCTGCTGGAAAGCGGGATGTCGGAAATCGCGGAAATCGTTTGCCCAACTCGATCGGAATGAGATCGCAGATGTGGATTTGGTCGCCTGCTG cAAGCAAATTACTGAATTAATTGAGAAAAATACATTAGGAACACGATCAAATGTTTTGGctaagaaaaacaaaccaaatgtTCTTTTTAAGGACATTTCCCGCTTGTTTCTCGGCGTTACGGATATTTTTAGATGCAAGGTGGATCTACTCTTGT GGGATACGAAACTATTACTTGATCAATGTACACGTACCAACTTGGATTACGtccgcaccaccaccaaatCTTTAGTGGTCAACAAATCTGAGATTCAAATCCAACGCAATAGAAAGCGGGTAATCACCAAAAAATCGAAAGTAACAGCGTCAAAACGTGCCAGACTGCAGGAATCGGAGCTGTTGGACGAGTTCGCACAGGACTACTTCGAAAAGATGCTATCTGAATGCCAGATGTGGCTCTTGGATTGTAAACAACACGGGAAGGAGGAATGCGACGAG TCTATTGAACTAAACCGAAGCTGCACGAAGTCGAAATCGTATCATTCCATTACAATCACCGAAGAGATTGAATTTGTCGAGGATCATAGCGTTATTATGCCATCAAATGGTTTTGGGGAAGCCGAAGGGGCGGATCTAACCATTTTTCAGGAGCTTTACCCCAAAGACGCCACAAGGAACTCCT taAAGCGTCACTCAACCACTGAGGATCCAACTGACATTTTACCAGATAAAATGCCTAGATTGGATGATTGGCAAATTTTCCAAGCTGACAATGCTATCATGACCCAAATCTTCCAGCATAACATTGAACCAGCTAAAGTAACTCAAATAGTTTGTGAACCGTTATTGCCTGAAGTTTTGAATTCTTTTGTGGAAATCAAATTTAGCAAGCCAATGAATCGGAAAAGAAAGCTTATAGTAGACAAACGCATTGAATATACTCGGGAGCAGCTGGTGAAGCATAGACAGAAATACATTCATGATTGCATTTCAAGGGAAGTGAATGTGCCAAAACCGTGGGTTTTTCCGAAACCCCCCAGTGAACTTTTCC TGTAA
- the LOC122611519 gene encoding uncharacterized protein LOC122611519 isoform X1 — MMNLNLYEDNILNSCWKAGCRKSRKSFAQLDRNEIADVDLVACCKQITELIEKNTLGTRSNVLAKKNKPNVLFKDISRLFLGVTDIFRCKVDLLLWDTKLLLDQCTRTNLDYVRTTTKSLVVNKSEIQIQRNRKRVITKKSKVTASKRARLQESELLDEFAQDYFEKMLSECQMWLLDCKQHGKEECDESIELNRSCTKSKSYHSITITEEIEFVEDHSVIMPSNGFGEAEGADLTIFQELYPKDATRNSLKRHSTTEDPTDILPDKMPRLDDWQIFQADNAIMTQIFQHNIEPAKVTQIVCEPLLPEVLNSFVEIKFSKPMNRKRKLIVDKRIEYTREQLVKHRQKYIHDCISREVNVPKPWVFPKPPSELFRKLNNNVTCSARRNNSGHKLSIKEMEYEAENTLRTIFGGEFTENLFKEIFVRPFRVKKCRDKEAYIYQPEPDEVEAFSNCQPELQQPDVNPLIHNNKMNEHSIYCENNHALSYNLIADTYSVMMSLLNIWRNNPNITGIDAFDFIKTFAGRTQASLAFLHLLYLVRDHFIEISKRANSLEMDQITLGKESAKLIDNLTLSEII; from the exons ATGATGAACTTAAATTTATATGAGGACAACATCCTTAATTCCTGCTGGAAAGCGGGATGTCGGAAATCGCGGAAATCGTTTGCCCAACTCGATCGGAATGAGATCGCAGATGTGGATTTGGTCGCCTGCTG cAAGCAAATTACTGAATTAATTGAGAAAAATACATTAGGAACACGATCAAATGTTTTGGctaagaaaaacaaaccaaatgtTCTTTTTAAGGACATTTCCCGCTTGTTTCTCGGCGTTACGGATATTTTTAGATGCAAGGTGGATCTACTCTTGT GGGATACGAAACTATTACTTGATCAATGTACACGTACCAACTTGGATTACGtccgcaccaccaccaaatCTTTAGTGGTCAACAAATCTGAGATTCAAATCCAACGCAATAGAAAGCGGGTAATCACCAAAAAATCGAAAGTAACAGCGTCAAAACGTGCCAGACTGCAGGAATCGGAGCTGTTGGACGAGTTCGCACAGGACTACTTCGAAAAGATGCTATCTGAATGCCAGATGTGGCTCTTGGATTGTAAACAACACGGGAAGGAGGAATGCGACGAG TCTATTGAACTAAACCGAAGCTGCACGAAGTCGAAATCGTATCATTCCATTACAATCACCGAAGAGATTGAATTTGTCGAGGATCATAGCGTTATTATGCCATCAAATGGTTTTGGGGAAGCCGAAGGGGCGGATCTAACCATTTTTCAGGAGCTTTACCCCAAAGACGCCACAAGGAACTCCT taAAGCGTCACTCAACCACTGAGGATCCAACTGACATTTTACCAGATAAAATGCCTAGATTGGATGATTGGCAAATTTTCCAAGCTGACAATGCTATCATGACCCAAATCTTCCAGCATAACATTGAACCAGCTAAAGTAACTCAAATAGTTTGTGAACCGTTATTGCCTGAAGTTTTGAATTCTTTTGTGGAAATCAAATTTAGCAAGCCAATGAATCGGAAAAGAAAGCTTATAGTAGACAAACGCATTGAATATACTCGGGAGCAGCTGGTGAAGCATAGACAGAAATACATTCATGATTGCATTTCAAGGGAAGTGAATGTGCCAAAACCGTGGGTTTTTCCGAAACCCCCCAGTGAACTTTTCCGTAAACTGAATAATAA TGTAACTTGTTCAGCTCGTCGTAACAACTCCGGCCATAAGCTCAGTATAAAAGAAATGGAATACGAGGCTGAAAACACACTGAGAACCATATTTGGCGGCGAATTCACCGAGAACCTTTTCAAGGAGATATTTGTACGACCTTTTCGCGTTAAAAAATGCAGGGATAAAGAAGCATATATATATCAGCCTGAACCGGATGAAGTGGAAGCCTTTTCGAACTGCCAACCTGAACTGCAACAGCCTGATGTCAATCCTTTAATTCataataacaaaatgaatGAGCACTCCATATACTGTGAGAATAATCATGCTC TAAGTTATAATCTCATTGCAGACACCTACAGCGTAATGATGAGTCTCTTAAACATTTGGCGTAATAATCCGAATATAACGGGAATAGATGCctttgattttataaaaacgTTTGCGGGTCGCACCCAGGCTTCGTTAGCATTTCTCCATTTGTTGT ATCTCGTTCGAGACCATTTTATAGAGATATCAAAGCGAGCTAACTCGCTTGAAATGGACCAAATTACTCTTGGCAAAGAGTCCGCTAAGTTAATAGACAATCTTACGCTGAGTGAGATTATCTGA
- the LOC122611519 gene encoding uncharacterized protein LOC122611519 isoform X2, protein MMNLNLYEDNILNSCWKAGCRKSRKSFAQLDRNEIADVDLVACCKQITELIEKNTLGTRSNVLAKKNKPNVLFKDISRLFLGVTDIFRCKVDLLLWDTKLLLDQCTRTNLDYVRTTTKSLVVNKSEIQIQRNRKRVITKKSKVTASKRARLQESELLDEFAQDYFEKMLSECQMWLLDCKQHGKEECDESIELNRSCTKSKSYHSITITEEIEFVEDHSVIMPSNGFGEAEGADLTIFQELYPKDATRNSLKRHSTTEDPTDILPDKMPRLDDWQIFQADNAIMTQIFQHNIEPAKVTQIVCEPLLPEVLNSFVEIKFSKPMNRKRKLIVDKRIEYTREQLVKHRQKYIHDCISREVNVPKPWVFPKPPSELFRKLNNNVTCSARRNNSGHKLSIKEMEYEAENTLRTIFGGEFTENLFKEIFVRPFRVKKCRDKEAYIYQPEPDEVEAFSNCQPELQQPDVNPLIHNNKMNEHSIYCENNHAHTYSVMMSLLNIWRNNPNITGIDAFDFIKTFAGRTQASLAFLHLLYLVRDHFIEISKRANSLEMDQITLGKESAKLIDNLTLSEII, encoded by the exons ATGATGAACTTAAATTTATATGAGGACAACATCCTTAATTCCTGCTGGAAAGCGGGATGTCGGAAATCGCGGAAATCGTTTGCCCAACTCGATCGGAATGAGATCGCAGATGTGGATTTGGTCGCCTGCTG cAAGCAAATTACTGAATTAATTGAGAAAAATACATTAGGAACACGATCAAATGTTTTGGctaagaaaaacaaaccaaatgtTCTTTTTAAGGACATTTCCCGCTTGTTTCTCGGCGTTACGGATATTTTTAGATGCAAGGTGGATCTACTCTTGT GGGATACGAAACTATTACTTGATCAATGTACACGTACCAACTTGGATTACGtccgcaccaccaccaaatCTTTAGTGGTCAACAAATCTGAGATTCAAATCCAACGCAATAGAAAGCGGGTAATCACCAAAAAATCGAAAGTAACAGCGTCAAAACGTGCCAGACTGCAGGAATCGGAGCTGTTGGACGAGTTCGCACAGGACTACTTCGAAAAGATGCTATCTGAATGCCAGATGTGGCTCTTGGATTGTAAACAACACGGGAAGGAGGAATGCGACGAG TCTATTGAACTAAACCGAAGCTGCACGAAGTCGAAATCGTATCATTCCATTACAATCACCGAAGAGATTGAATTTGTCGAGGATCATAGCGTTATTATGCCATCAAATGGTTTTGGGGAAGCCGAAGGGGCGGATCTAACCATTTTTCAGGAGCTTTACCCCAAAGACGCCACAAGGAACTCCT taAAGCGTCACTCAACCACTGAGGATCCAACTGACATTTTACCAGATAAAATGCCTAGATTGGATGATTGGCAAATTTTCCAAGCTGACAATGCTATCATGACCCAAATCTTCCAGCATAACATTGAACCAGCTAAAGTAACTCAAATAGTTTGTGAACCGTTATTGCCTGAAGTTTTGAATTCTTTTGTGGAAATCAAATTTAGCAAGCCAATGAATCGGAAAAGAAAGCTTATAGTAGACAAACGCATTGAATATACTCGGGAGCAGCTGGTGAAGCATAGACAGAAATACATTCATGATTGCATTTCAAGGGAAGTGAATGTGCCAAAACCGTGGGTTTTTCCGAAACCCCCCAGTGAACTTTTCCGTAAACTGAATAATAA TGTAACTTGTTCAGCTCGTCGTAACAACTCCGGCCATAAGCTCAGTATAAAAGAAATGGAATACGAGGCTGAAAACACACTGAGAACCATATTTGGCGGCGAATTCACCGAGAACCTTTTCAAGGAGATATTTGTACGACCTTTTCGCGTTAAAAAATGCAGGGATAAAGAAGCATATATATATCAGCCTGAACCGGATGAAGTGGAAGCCTTTTCGAACTGCCAACCTGAACTGCAACAGCCTGATGTCAATCCTTTAATTCataataacaaaatgaatGAGCACTCCATATACTGTGAGAATAATCATGCTC ACACCTACAGCGTAATGATGAGTCTCTTAAACATTTGGCGTAATAATCCGAATATAACGGGAATAGATGCctttgattttataaaaacgTTTGCGGGTCGCACCCAGGCTTCGTTAGCATTTCTCCATTTGTTGT ATCTCGTTCGAGACCATTTTATAGAGATATCAAAGCGAGCTAACTCGCTTGAAATGGACCAAATTACTCTTGGCAAAGAGTCCGCTAAGTTAATAGACAATCTTACGCTGAGTGAGATTATCTGA
- the LOC122611519 gene encoding uncharacterized protein LOC122611519 isoform X3 yields the protein MRTTSLIPAGKRDVGNRGNRLPNSIGMRSQMWIWSPAGDTKLLLDQCTRTNLDYVRTTTKSLVVNKSEIQIQRNRKRVITKKSKVTASKRARLQESELLDEFAQDYFEKMLSECQMWLLDCKQHGKEECDESIELNRSCTKSKSYHSITITEEIEFVEDHSVIMPSNGFGEAEGADLTIFQELYPKDATRNSLKRHSTTEDPTDILPDKMPRLDDWQIFQADNAIMTQIFQHNIEPAKVTQIVCEPLLPEVLNSFVEIKFSKPMNRKRKLIVDKRIEYTREQLVKHRQKYIHDCISREVNVPKPWVFPKPPSELFRKLNNNVTCSARRNNSGHKLSIKEMEYEAENTLRTIFGGEFTENLFKEIFVRPFRVKKCRDKEAYIYQPEPDEVEAFSNCQPELQQPDVNPLIHNNKMNEHSIYCENNHALSYNLIADTYSVMMSLLNIWRNNPNITGIDAFDFIKTFAGRTQASLAFLHLLYLVRDHFIEISKRANSLEMDQITLGKESAKLIDNLTLSEII from the exons ATGAGGACAACATCCTTAATTCCTGCTGGAAAGCGGGATGTCGGAAATCGCGGAAATCGTTTGCCCAACTCGATCGGAATGAGATCGCAGATGTGGATTTGGTCGCCTGCTG GGGATACGAAACTATTACTTGATCAATGTACACGTACCAACTTGGATTACGtccgcaccaccaccaaatCTTTAGTGGTCAACAAATCTGAGATTCAAATCCAACGCAATAGAAAGCGGGTAATCACCAAAAAATCGAAAGTAACAGCGTCAAAACGTGCCAGACTGCAGGAATCGGAGCTGTTGGACGAGTTCGCACAGGACTACTTCGAAAAGATGCTATCTGAATGCCAGATGTGGCTCTTGGATTGTAAACAACACGGGAAGGAGGAATGCGACGAG TCTATTGAACTAAACCGAAGCTGCACGAAGTCGAAATCGTATCATTCCATTACAATCACCGAAGAGATTGAATTTGTCGAGGATCATAGCGTTATTATGCCATCAAATGGTTTTGGGGAAGCCGAAGGGGCGGATCTAACCATTTTTCAGGAGCTTTACCCCAAAGACGCCACAAGGAACTCCT taAAGCGTCACTCAACCACTGAGGATCCAACTGACATTTTACCAGATAAAATGCCTAGATTGGATGATTGGCAAATTTTCCAAGCTGACAATGCTATCATGACCCAAATCTTCCAGCATAACATTGAACCAGCTAAAGTAACTCAAATAGTTTGTGAACCGTTATTGCCTGAAGTTTTGAATTCTTTTGTGGAAATCAAATTTAGCAAGCCAATGAATCGGAAAAGAAAGCTTATAGTAGACAAACGCATTGAATATACTCGGGAGCAGCTGGTGAAGCATAGACAGAAATACATTCATGATTGCATTTCAAGGGAAGTGAATGTGCCAAAACCGTGGGTTTTTCCGAAACCCCCCAGTGAACTTTTCCGTAAACTGAATAATAA TGTAACTTGTTCAGCTCGTCGTAACAACTCCGGCCATAAGCTCAGTATAAAAGAAATGGAATACGAGGCTGAAAACACACTGAGAACCATATTTGGCGGCGAATTCACCGAGAACCTTTTCAAGGAGATATTTGTACGACCTTTTCGCGTTAAAAAATGCAGGGATAAAGAAGCATATATATATCAGCCTGAACCGGATGAAGTGGAAGCCTTTTCGAACTGCCAACCTGAACTGCAACAGCCTGATGTCAATCCTTTAATTCataataacaaaatgaatGAGCACTCCATATACTGTGAGAATAATCATGCTC TAAGTTATAATCTCATTGCAGACACCTACAGCGTAATGATGAGTCTCTTAAACATTTGGCGTAATAATCCGAATATAACGGGAATAGATGCctttgattttataaaaacgTTTGCGGGTCGCACCCAGGCTTCGTTAGCATTTCTCCATTTGTTGT ATCTCGTTCGAGACCATTTTATAGAGATATCAAAGCGAGCTAACTCGCTTGAAATGGACCAAATTACTCTTGGCAAAGAGTCCGCTAAGTTAATAGACAATCTTACGCTGAGTGAGATTATCTGA
- the LOC122611519 gene encoding uncharacterized protein LOC122611519 isoform X4 — MQGDTKLLLDQCTRTNLDYVRTTTKSLVVNKSEIQIQRNRKRVITKKSKVTASKRARLQESELLDEFAQDYFEKMLSECQMWLLDCKQHGKEECDESIELNRSCTKSKSYHSITITEEIEFVEDHSVIMPSNGFGEAEGADLTIFQELYPKDATRNSLKRHSTTEDPTDILPDKMPRLDDWQIFQADNAIMTQIFQHNIEPAKVTQIVCEPLLPEVLNSFVEIKFSKPMNRKRKLIVDKRIEYTREQLVKHRQKYIHDCISREVNVPKPWVFPKPPSELFRKLNNNVTCSARRNNSGHKLSIKEMEYEAENTLRTIFGGEFTENLFKEIFVRPFRVKKCRDKEAYIYQPEPDEVEAFSNCQPELQQPDVNPLIHNNKMNEHSIYCENNHALSYNLIADTYSVMMSLLNIWRNNPNITGIDAFDFIKTFAGRTQASLAFLHLLYLVRDHFIEISKRANSLEMDQITLGKESAKLIDNLTLSEII, encoded by the exons ATGCAAG GGGATACGAAACTATTACTTGATCAATGTACACGTACCAACTTGGATTACGtccgcaccaccaccaaatCTTTAGTGGTCAACAAATCTGAGATTCAAATCCAACGCAATAGAAAGCGGGTAATCACCAAAAAATCGAAAGTAACAGCGTCAAAACGTGCCAGACTGCAGGAATCGGAGCTGTTGGACGAGTTCGCACAGGACTACTTCGAAAAGATGCTATCTGAATGCCAGATGTGGCTCTTGGATTGTAAACAACACGGGAAGGAGGAATGCGACGAG TCTATTGAACTAAACCGAAGCTGCACGAAGTCGAAATCGTATCATTCCATTACAATCACCGAAGAGATTGAATTTGTCGAGGATCATAGCGTTATTATGCCATCAAATGGTTTTGGGGAAGCCGAAGGGGCGGATCTAACCATTTTTCAGGAGCTTTACCCCAAAGACGCCACAAGGAACTCCT taAAGCGTCACTCAACCACTGAGGATCCAACTGACATTTTACCAGATAAAATGCCTAGATTGGATGATTGGCAAATTTTCCAAGCTGACAATGCTATCATGACCCAAATCTTCCAGCATAACATTGAACCAGCTAAAGTAACTCAAATAGTTTGTGAACCGTTATTGCCTGAAGTTTTGAATTCTTTTGTGGAAATCAAATTTAGCAAGCCAATGAATCGGAAAAGAAAGCTTATAGTAGACAAACGCATTGAATATACTCGGGAGCAGCTGGTGAAGCATAGACAGAAATACATTCATGATTGCATTTCAAGGGAAGTGAATGTGCCAAAACCGTGGGTTTTTCCGAAACCCCCCAGTGAACTTTTCCGTAAACTGAATAATAA TGTAACTTGTTCAGCTCGTCGTAACAACTCCGGCCATAAGCTCAGTATAAAAGAAATGGAATACGAGGCTGAAAACACACTGAGAACCATATTTGGCGGCGAATTCACCGAGAACCTTTTCAAGGAGATATTTGTACGACCTTTTCGCGTTAAAAAATGCAGGGATAAAGAAGCATATATATATCAGCCTGAACCGGATGAAGTGGAAGCCTTTTCGAACTGCCAACCTGAACTGCAACAGCCTGATGTCAATCCTTTAATTCataataacaaaatgaatGAGCACTCCATATACTGTGAGAATAATCATGCTC TAAGTTATAATCTCATTGCAGACACCTACAGCGTAATGATGAGTCTCTTAAACATTTGGCGTAATAATCCGAATATAACGGGAATAGATGCctttgattttataaaaacgTTTGCGGGTCGCACCCAGGCTTCGTTAGCATTTCTCCATTTGTTGT ATCTCGTTCGAGACCATTTTATAGAGATATCAAAGCGAGCTAACTCGCTTGAAATGGACCAAATTACTCTTGGCAAAGAGTCCGCTAAGTTAATAGACAATCTTACGCTGAGTGAGATTATCTGA
- the LOC122611523 gene encoding transmembrane protein 147, with protein sequence MTLYHFGNCVALLTPYYFTYKYSGLSEYGAFWKCVQAGGIYIFTQLVKMLVLATFFYSDAPSSSGEFNFFAEILRCSADIADLLGFALILSRIPGKGHSKLITAGLGWATAEVILSRGIMLWVGARGTEFSWIYILKCLESNVLLVQHITTATLIWLFTRHDLNKALKPLVSLLLAVTVFKGVWLEGMLHILTIGPWLTVAVKALVAAVIGFFTLHIYSGLAQQIGI encoded by the exons ATGACACTGTATCACTTTGGAAATTGCGTGGCTCTGCTGACACCGTACTACTTCACCTACAAATACTCCGGCCT aTCGGAATATGGAGCCTTCTGGAAGTGCGTGCAGGCGGGAGGCATTTATATATTCACACAGCTCGTCAAGATGCTAGTGCTGGCCACGTTCTTCTACTCTGACGCTCCATCCTCCAGCGGCGAGTTTAACTTCTTTGCG GAGATCCTCCGCTGCAGCGCGGACATCGCCGATCTGCTTGGATTCGCACTAATCCTAAGTCGCATTCCCGGCAAGGGCCACTCAAAGCTTATTACGGCTGGACTTGGAT GGGCCACCGCCGAAGTAATTCTTTCCCGAGGTATCATGCTGTGGGTGGGAGCCCGAGGCACCGAGTTTAGCTGGATCTACATACTCAAGTGTCTGGAGTCGAACGTGCTTCTGGTGCAGCACATTACCACGGCCACCCTGATCTGGCTCTTTACCCGTCACGATTTAAACAAGGCGTTAAAGCCGCTGGTTAGTCTGCTTCTGGCGGTTACTGTTTTCAAAGGCGTCTGGCTGGAGGGCATGCTCCATATTTTGACCATTGGACCTTGGCTGACTGTGGCTGTGAAAGCGCTGGTGGCGGCCGTAATTGGATTCTTTACTCTGCACATATATTCGGGTCTAGCCCAGCAGATCGGAATTTAA